A window of the Paenibacillus woosongensis genome harbors these coding sequences:
- a CDS encoding ABC transporter substrate-binding protein has protein sequence MKWLLNWGWMLLYVLVLGVSVLLITAGNRDPIEENQSDKITLTFRHFWTKEHDRPMLSIFEDVVADYQKHHPNVKVNFEGMDQTTHREQQLKSEMVTGTPPDMFVLFGGAEIEPYVRANRLMDLSQFVQERGLQGQFRDLQLWTFDGRVYGLPIEGNAEPLYYNKTIFESLDLEAPSTLAELDHVIQVLRDNGYIPFALGNEDRWPAAIFAHYLMDRYAGPELIQALSQGEEGYDFRNDKYLQAYEHLADWVEAGAFTSSANGYTTEEAIAQFTTGRAAMYLNGNWDINLFRRSGVMDDSALSFQEEVGVIPFPGMRLGAMRSVAGGYTIGIGLSSNLDDAKKEAALDLLEGFYTKEIQSRIVYEGLRLPSIKLSFDPEKTGPVFAQVITLMEQSTQSFVPYDNILSPEVKRSFLKGVKEMIGSQLDAKEALEELQHSSTFYWNQRRSSLPFKNSGGATNGVDGREVQGDSG, from the coding sequence ATGAAATGGCTGTTAAATTGGGGCTGGATGCTGCTGTATGTTCTCGTTCTCGGCGTATCGGTTCTCCTGATTACGGCGGGCAATCGCGATCCGATTGAGGAGAATCAGAGCGATAAGATTACGCTTACCTTTCGCCACTTCTGGACGAAGGAGCATGACCGGCCGATGCTGAGCATTTTTGAGGACGTAGTGGCGGACTATCAGAAGCACCACCCAAATGTTAAGGTGAATTTCGAAGGGATGGATCAGACTACGCATCGCGAACAGCAGTTGAAGAGCGAAATGGTGACGGGGACGCCTCCGGATATGTTCGTCTTATTCGGAGGGGCTGAAATCGAACCGTACGTCCGGGCGAACCGGTTGATGGATTTGAGCCAGTTTGTACAGGAACGGGGACTTCAGGGACAGTTTCGCGACCTGCAGTTGTGGACCTTCGACGGCCGCGTTTACGGGCTGCCGATTGAAGGCAATGCGGAGCCTTTATATTATAATAAGACAATATTCGAGTCGCTTGATCTTGAGGCTCCAAGCACGCTGGCCGAATTGGACCATGTCATCCAGGTGCTGAGGGATAACGGTTATATTCCGTTTGCGCTAGGTAATGAAGACCGCTGGCCAGCGGCGATATTCGCCCATTACCTTATGGATCGCTACGCAGGGCCTGAACTGATTCAGGCGCTGTCGCAGGGCGAAGAGGGCTATGATTTCCGGAACGATAAATATTTGCAGGCCTATGAACATCTGGCCGATTGGGTCGAGGCAGGAGCTTTTACTTCCTCGGCTAACGGCTATACCACAGAAGAGGCGATCGCCCAGTTTACAACAGGCCGGGCTGCCATGTATTTGAACGGGAACTGGGATATCAATCTGTTTCGCCGCAGCGGCGTGATGGACGATTCTGCATTAAGCTTTCAAGAGGAGGTCGGCGTCATCCCATTCCCAGGGATGCGGCTTGGAGCAATGAGATCGGTCGCAGGCGGGTATACGATCGGCATCGGGCTGTCGTCCAATTTGGACGATGCGAAGAAGGAGGCCGCGCTAGATTTGCTAGAGGGCTTCTATACCAAGGAAATACAGAGCCGTATCGTGTATGAGGGGCTGCGTCTGCCGTCGATCAAGCTGAGCTTTGATCCCGAAAAGACAGGTCCGGTTTTTGCACAGGTCATTACCTTGATGGAGCAGAGTACGCAAAGTTTCGTACCGTATGATAATATTTTGTCGCCAGAAGTCAAAAGGTCCTTCCTGAAGGGCGTAAAGGAAATGATTGGCAGCCAGTTGGACGCGAAGGAAGCATTGGAGGAATTGCAGCATAGCTCTACGTTTTATTGGAACCAGCGAAGAAGCTCTTTACCCTTTAAGAATTCAGGAGGTGCCACGAATGGGGTCGACGGAAGAGAAGTACAGGGTGATTCTGGTTGA
- a CDS encoding cache domain-containing sensor histidine kinase translates to MKLRRKILLAIILLVFIPVILMGGVSYYSFANAMEKKSSHFYWISLLESDRKLKFALNEITTISNSAITQDVIQQTLKVPETGVSYENKQEISKLFNHPMITSFALYTEHQLLYSSNESMAFQELDQQSWYEKMKSAEGRPVWIGPGENGSVPTGKPVLIQARLIKDYYSLEDIGALVIYIKPDILDQVFWEAATLKQGDILLVNTQGNIVFDKSGEHIGEQTSFPFLSDGYSNSKGYYVDKYLGEKSLITYLPSHNKDWVLVAITPFKLIASESMSIRNIAVILVLVSLVSAFLFDRFFVRRLVSSIISVVNGMKRVQQGIFVPITAGLPADDERDLLVDGFNRMSTQIDELIEQVGTEQNRKKEAELQALVAQINPHFIYNSLESINSMAVLQGNKSISKMVVSLGKLLRISISENQELIPLQMEMEHVRHYMDIQKFRFEDKFAYDMQLSDELKYYKTQKLIVQPIVENALYHAIEPMEGSGLITIRAEEQGSDIFIYVMDNGLGFNPDTLQKMWSKDWGKLKKYRENGVGLKNVHERLRIRFGGHYGIMICSSSGFGSTIRIRIPKIVS, encoded by the coding sequence ATGAAGCTCCGTCGAAAAATCTTGCTGGCCATTATACTTCTCGTGTTCATTCCGGTTATACTGATGGGCGGTGTGTCGTATTACAGCTTCGCGAACGCTATGGAGAAGAAGTCCAGTCATTTCTATTGGATTTCCTTGCTGGAGAGCGACCGGAAGCTGAAATTTGCGCTGAATGAAATAACGACTATTTCGAATTCGGCTATTACTCAGGATGTGATTCAGCAAACGCTGAAGGTGCCGGAGACAGGAGTAAGCTACGAGAACAAGCAAGAGATAAGCAAACTGTTCAATCATCCGATGATTACTTCGTTCGCATTGTATACCGAACATCAATTGCTCTACAGTTCTAATGAATCCATGGCATTTCAGGAGCTGGATCAACAGAGCTGGTACGAGAAGATGAAATCGGCCGAAGGAAGACCGGTGTGGATCGGACCTGGGGAGAACGGTTCGGTCCCAACGGGGAAACCGGTACTTATCCAGGCCAGGCTAATTAAAGATTATTATTCACTAGAGGATATTGGGGCACTCGTGATATATATCAAACCGGACATTCTGGATCAGGTGTTCTGGGAAGCAGCAACGCTGAAGCAAGGAGATATACTGCTGGTGAATACGCAGGGGAATATCGTATTTGACAAGTCTGGTGAGCATATCGGGGAACAGACTTCATTTCCCTTCCTTTCGGATGGCTATTCTAACAGCAAAGGTTATTATGTGGATAAGTATCTTGGAGAGAAATCGCTGATTACCTATCTGCCCTCTCATAATAAAGACTGGGTTTTGGTAGCGATTACACCGTTTAAACTGATAGCCTCGGAGTCTATGTCGATCCGCAATATCGCCGTGATTCTCGTCCTGGTATCTTTGGTATCGGCGTTTTTGTTTGACCGTTTTTTTGTGCGCAGGCTGGTCAGCAGCATCATTAGCGTCGTAAACGGTATGAAGCGAGTGCAGCAAGGGATTTTCGTGCCGATTACGGCTGGACTTCCCGCGGATGACGAGCGTGATTTGCTGGTGGATGGCTTTAATCGGATGAGCACGCAAATTGACGAGTTAATCGAGCAGGTCGGTACGGAGCAGAACCGCAAGAAAGAAGCGGAGCTGCAGGCATTAGTTGCGCAGATCAACCCGCATTTCATTTACAACTCCCTGGAATCTATCAATTCCATGGCTGTACTGCAGGGGAACAAAAGCATCAGCAAAATGGTTGTTTCTCTCGGCAAGCTGCTGCGGATCAGCATCAGCGAGAATCAGGAGCTGATTCCGCTGCAGATGGAAATGGAGCATGTCCGGCATTATATGGATATTCAAAAATTCCGCTTTGAGGATAAGTTTGCTTATGACATGCAACTATCGGATGAGTTGAAATACTATAAGACACAAAAGCTAATCGTTCAGCCTATTGTCGAAAACGCGCTATACCATGCAATCGAGCCGATGGAGGGCAGCGGATTGATCACGATCCGGGCGGAGGAGCAGGGCAGTGATATTTTCATCTACGTTATGGATAACGGACTTGGATTTAATCCGGATACACTGCAGAAGATGTGGAGCAAGGACTGGGGCAAGCTGAAAAAATACCGGGAAAACGGTGTAGGCCTTAAAAATGTGCATGAACGCCTGCGCATCCGGTTTGGCGGACATTACGGCATCATGATATGTTCTTCCTCGGGATTCGGATCTACGATTCGAATCCGGATACCTAAGATTGTTTCATAA